GTCTCGAACGAGAGGCTCTTCTCACGTGCGATCGCCTCGAGCGCTGGGATCTCTACCTTCATCGCGGCTGTCCTTCCGATGTCTCTTCGTCCCTCACCACCAGGCTCACCAAGGGAGCTGCTGTGTGGCCTTCATGATGCGGTCGTAGCTGATCTCGTGGGTGTCGCCGGCCTTGTCGCGAACGACGACGGCCTCGGGCGTGGTGGAGGCGATCTCGCCGACCACCTCGTCCGACTGGTCCTCGTCCCCGTGCACGACCTTGACCAGACGTCCCTCGACACGGTCGAAGTCGCGCTGCGTGCGCAGCGGCCAGTCGGTGCCGGGGGAGGTGACCTCGAGGGTGTAGCGGTCCTTGATCGGGTCGTGGTCGTCCAGCAGCCGGGCGAGTCGCTTCGACAGCTTCTGGCAGGTACCGACGTCCACGCCGCCCTTGCGGTCCACGATGACGCGGATGCGCGTGCGGCCGCCGCCGCCCTTCACCTCGACGTCGACCAGGTCCAGCTCTGCCTCGTCGGCGAGCGGCCGTGCGAGCTCGTCGATGGTGTCGATCAGCGTCGCGGCCATCGGGTGCTCCTTCGGGTGGGGTGGGTCGAGTCTGCAGTGGAGAACAAAAGAAGCGGGCGCAAGCGCCCACTTCGTGCCACCCGGTCAGTTGTCCAACACACATCGCGGCGTGCCGGCCAGCCGCCGGTGCGGCAGGCAACTCAACAGCGTAGCAGCACCCTTTGCCCTTGCCGTGGGAAGCCTTCCGCTTGCTGCGCCCCACCGGATGGAATCGTCCCCACTTGGAGGGGATCAAACGGTCGTCTGGGGTCGATTCCATCCGCGCGGCCGCGCGAGTCCAGCGTTTCGGCATCAGGCCGGGGTGGATTCCATCCGGCGACGGGGTCGATTCCGTCGGGGTGGGGGACAACGCGAAACCCGGCGGGTCGGAAAGCGGTTACCCTACGTGTGCCGTTCCCCCGGAACCCACGGATCCCGCCGACCGATGAGTCCTCCATTCGA
The nucleotide sequence above comes from Euzebya pacifica. Encoded proteins:
- the rimP gene encoding ribosome maturation factor RimP; amino-acid sequence: MAATLIDTIDELARPLADEAELDLVDVEVKGGGGRTRIRVIVDRKGGVDVGTCQKLSKRLARLLDDHDPIKDRYTLEVTSPGTDWPLRTQRDFDRVEGRLVKVVHGDEDQSDEVVGEIASTTPEAVVVRDKAGDTHEISYDRIMKATQQLPW